A part of Botrytis cinerea B05.10 chromosome 2, complete sequence genomic DNA contains:
- the Bcnop9 gene encoding Bcnop9, with product MPKENKHARGRRDTLKRKREENLDREEDHDNDSQDLKKRRSSQIEDEASFRALDNDQTLSSFPAATGTNAIEVADRPYYGLLEDEEQEYFRRADELLELNDFPSDEERSLFLANVYREAKGKELKIACSQSCSRLMERLILLSTPQQKKKLFSQFAGNFPHLVSHRFASHCCETLFIQSASIVTEELTGEEKKEEKKVADVKADAEDGEEGKEDEITESMESLFLATLDELEGQLSSLLTDRFASHTLRVLLIILSGRPLEKSSTKSLLQSKKKEKVGINGLDTAPTEFSLNKRTVPESFLWAIEKIISDTIASMDRAFIQVLVGHPTGNPCLQLLLELELTNPSSKKGGNSEQKTLISTLLPDDITVEGSQSAIFVNGIVYDQIGSRVLETIMTHSPGKLFKQIYRAIFKDRIAGLARNEIASYVVIRVLNRLSKEDLEEAITEISPQIEGLVGRQRTNIIKVLLERCQVRRASTEALTKSIADAYGSDKNELILKMADISLETLTLATAPPPAADDDKPAPVAVLPKPSPSQLHGSLLAQAMLKIPGPPAQLIQSSLLALPTSTILALSLYPTTTHIIQASLLPSPPNTPSNLLFRRKLINSIISPPAGATSTPQPPIITLSLSSAGTHILDSLLHTTTTPTSTSSASLFSLCERIAMSLMPYEPLLRDSWTGRIVWRNWSMDLFKRRRADWVKRVKSGDTQGKSNIQSQVVLKSQDGNANAVVGKEILGDGIGKPHGKGKGGEKEIGGERQKSAIELAREKFAAQKLASGKLKTIPLKGFKATGANAI from the coding sequence atgccaaaagaaaacaagcaTGCAAGAGGCAGAAGAGATACcctgaaaagaaagagggaagaaaatCTCGACAGGGAAGAAGATCACGATAATGATTCTCAAGATCTAAAAAAGCGAAGATCGTCCCAAATTGAAGACGAGGCTTCTTTCAGAGCTTTAGATAACGACCAAACTTTATCTTCATTCCCTGCTGCTACCGGCACAAACGCAATTGAAGTTGCTGACAGGCCTTATTATGGATTACTTGAGGACGAAGAACAAGAATACTTTCGCAGAGCCGACGAATTACTCGAATTGAACGATTTCCCCTCGGATGAAGAACGAAGTCTTTTTCTCGCAAACGTATATCGGGAAGCcaaaggaaaggaattgaagattgcTTGCAGTCAATCATGTTCGAGATtaatggaaagattgattCTGTTGAGTACGCCTcagcaaaagaagaaattgttcTCTCAATTTGCCGGAAATTTTCCTCATTTGGTATCACATCGTTTTGCAAGCCATTGTTGTGAAACCTTATTCATTCAATCGGCTTCCATTGTCACCGAGGAACTCacaggagaagaaaagaaggaagagaagaaagtggCAGACGTCAAGGCAGACGCagaggatggggaagagggaaaagaagatgagattaCTGAGTCGATGGAAAGTTTGTTTCTAGCAACCTTGGACGAACTTGAAGGACAATTATCCTCTCTCCTCACCGATCGATTCGCTTCCCATACACTTCGAGTCTTACTCATCATCCTTTCCGGTCGACCTTTGGAGAAATCTTCGACAAAATCATTATTACaaagcaagaagaaggaaaaggttGGCATAAATGGATTGGATACCGCTCCTACAGAGTTTTCTCTCAATAAGCGTACTGTGCCAGAATCTTTCTTGTGGGCCATTGAGAAGATCATTTCGGATACCATTGCTTCCATGGATAGAGCTTTCATTCAGGTTTTGGTTGGACATCCTACTGGAAATCCTTGTTTACAATTGTTACTCGAATTAGAGCTCACAAATCCAAGCTCCAAAAAGGGTGGTAACTCCGAACAAAAGACTCTCATTTCGACACTCTTGCCAGATGACATCACGGTAGAAGGTAGTCAATCTGCCATCTTCGTCAATGGTATTGTCTATGATCAAATTGGCTCGAGAGTTTTGGAAACCATCATGACACATAGTCCCGGAAAGTTATTTAAACAAATTTATCGAGCAATCTTCAAGGATCGAATCGCAGGATTGGCACGAAACGAGATCGCATCTTACGTTGTCATTCGAGTTTTGAATCGTCTCAGCAAAGAAGATCTTGAGGAAGCGATAACCGAAATTTCTCCTCAGATTGAAGGTTTGGTCGGCAGACAACGTACAAACATTATCAAGGTTTTATTGGAACGTTGTCAAGTACGACGTGCAAGTACGGAAGCCCTCACAAAAAGTATTGCTGATGCATACGGATCCGACAAGAATGAGTTGATACTAAAGATGGCCGACATTTCTCTCGAAACTCTTACATTAGCTACAGCACCACCTCCAGCcgctgatgatgataaacCAGCTCCGGTTGCTGTTTTACCAAAACCTAGCCCTTCTCAACTTCACGGATCCTTACTTGCTCAGGCTATGCTTAAGATTCCGGGACCACCTGCACAACTTATCCAGAGTTCTTTATTGGCTCTTCCTACCTCGACGATTCTCGCCCTCTCACTATACCCAACCACAACTCATATCATTCAAGCATCTTtgcttccatctccacctaATACCCCTTCGAACCTTTTATTCCGTCGCAAACTCATCAATTCTATCATATCACCTCCAGCCGGAGCTACTTCAACACCTCAACCTCCAATTATCACATTATCCTTGTCATCTGCAGGAACACACATCTTGGATTCCCTTTTGCATACTACAACCACCCCCACTTCTACCTCTTCCGCttccctcttttctctctgcGAACGTATTGCCATGTCTCTCATGCCTTATGAACCTTTGCTTAGAGATAGCTGGACTGGAAGAATTGTTTGGAGAAATTGGTCTATGGATTTattcaagagaagaagggcGGATTGGGTAAAGAGGGTTAAGAGTGGTGATACACAAGGAAAATCGAATATTCAAAGTCAGGTGGTATTGAAGAGTCAAGATGGTAATGCAAATGCTGTTGTTGGAAAGGAAATTCTTGGGGATGGAATTGGAAAGCCTCATGGAAAGGGTAAAGGTGGTGAGAAGGAAATTGGAGGAGAAAGACAAAAGAGTGCCATTGAGTTGGCTAGAGAGAAGTTCGCTGCCCAAAAACTTGCAAGTGGAAAGTTAAAGACTATACCACTAAAGGGATTCAAAGCAACCGGTGCAAATGCTATTTGA